A window of the Anaerolineae bacterium genome harbors these coding sequences:
- the lspA gene encoding signal peptidase II, which translates to METAEAKTNTEGWRGWLFLPAIALVFLAFDQFTKYLVVSHLALYETRRPTPALAHLFSFTYVTNTGAAFGFFQNGSVVLVIVAVVVILAIALYFRHVPGDEWLLKISLAMQLGGALGNLLDRVRLGYVVDFMDFHMWPVFNFADTFIVVGVGLLAYRLLLHPRAWSAEDFPT; encoded by the coding sequence ATGGAGACAGCGGAAGCAAAGACGAACACGGAGGGATGGCGAGGCTGGCTCTTTCTGCCGGCCATAGCGCTGGTCTTCCTGGCCTTCGACCAGTTCACCAAGTACCTGGTGGTGAGCCATCTTGCCCTGTATGAGACACGCCGGCCCACGCCGGCGCTGGCCCATCTCTTCTCCTTTACCTATGTGACCAACACCGGCGCCGCCTTCGGCTTCTTTCAGAACGGCAGTGTCGTGCTGGTCATTGTGGCGGTGGTGGTCATCCTGGCCATCGCCCTGTACTTCCGCCATGTGCCCGGCGATGAATGGCTGTTGAAGATCAGCCTGGCCATGCAGTTGGGCGGGGCGCTGGGCAATTTGCTCGACCGCGTGCGCCTGGGCTATGTGGTGGATTTCATGGATTTCCATATGTGGCCGGTCTTCAACTTCGCCGATACCTTTATTGTGGTAGGCGTCGGCTTGCTGGCTTATCGGCTCCTGCTTCACCCGCGCGCCTGGTCCGCCGAAGACTTCCCGACATAG
- the mnmE gene encoding tRNA uridine-5-carboxymethylaminomethyl(34) synthesis GTPase MnmE: protein MARGLSYSLDDTIAAISTPLGEGGIGIVRLSGPESAGILRRLFRPASRRAAGGLPPRQLILGHVIDPASGQEVDEVLVSFMPAPHTYTRQDVVEINCHGGIVATRRVLELCLLAGARLAGPGEFTLRAFLNGRIDLAQAEAVLDIVRAKTSAGLQVAVGQLSGALSAWIRALRQRMMGVQAHVVASIDFPEDEIPQIDVGAELADIERELAHLLETADRGIIYRQGIRTAIIGRPNVGKSSLLNALLRTNRAIVTPIPGTTRDTVEETLNLQGIPLVLVDTAGLDHAPRDPIEELGMERSRAALATADLVLAVVDGSMPLQPQDQAILGLLGERPALIVINKCDLPQALDEGALPAGRPRVHVSALTGQGLPELEDRILDMVLGGHVTPQNEAVVSSPRHKQALSAALESVRSARASWAQGLPADCISIDLSEALDALGQITGETADEELLDRIFSEFCIGK, encoded by the coding sequence ATGGCCCGCGGCCTATCGTACAGCCTTGACGATACCATCGCCGCCATTTCCACGCCGTTGGGCGAGGGCGGCATCGGCATCGTGCGTCTGAGCGGCCCGGAGAGTGCCGGCATCCTACGGCGCTTGTTCCGGCCAGCCAGCAGGCGCGCCGCCGGCGGCCTGCCGCCGCGCCAGCTCATTCTTGGCCATGTCATTGACCCGGCCAGCGGCCAGGAAGTGGACGAAGTGCTGGTCAGCTTCATGCCGGCGCCCCATACCTACACCCGCCAGGACGTCGTCGAGATCAACTGCCACGGCGGGATTGTCGCCACCCGCAGGGTGCTGGAGCTGTGCCTGCTGGCCGGCGCGCGGCTGGCCGGCCCCGGCGAGTTCACCCTGCGCGCCTTCCTCAACGGCCGCATTGACCTGGCCCAGGCCGAGGCGGTGCTGGATATCGTGCGGGCGAAGACATCCGCCGGCCTGCAGGTGGCGGTCGGTCAGCTCAGCGGCGCGCTGTCTGCATGGATTCGCGCGCTCCGCCAGCGGATGATGGGCGTCCAGGCCCATGTGGTCGCCAGCATTGATTTCCCTGAGGATGAGATACCCCAGATTGACGTGGGGGCAGAGCTGGCGGATATCGAACGGGAGCTGGCTCATCTCCTGGAGACGGCGGATCGCGGCATCATCTATCGGCAGGGCATCCGCACCGCCATCATCGGCCGGCCGAATGTGGGCAAGTCCAGCCTCCTGAACGCCCTCCTGCGCACCAACCGCGCCATCGTCACTCCCATCCCCGGCACAACGCGCGACACGGTCGAGGAAACGCTGAACCTGCAGGGCATCCCGCTGGTGCTGGTGGACACGGCCGGCCTGGACCATGCGCCGCGCGATCCCATCGAGGAACTGGGCATGGAGCGCAGTCGCGCCGCCCTGGCGACGGCGGACCTGGTGCTGGCGGTGGTGGATGGGAGCATGCCCCTCCAGCCCCAGGACCAGGCCATCCTGGGGCTGTTGGGAGAGCGGCCGGCGCTCATCGTCATTAACAAGTGCGACCTGCCGCAGGCGCTGGACGAGGGTGCCTTGCCCGCCGGCCGGCCGCGCGTCCACGTCTCGGCCCTGACCGGCCAGGGCTTACCCGAACTGGAAGATCGCATCCTGGATATGGTGCTGGGTGGGCATGTCACACCGCAGAACGAGGCCGTGGTCAGCAGTCCGCGCCATAAGCAGGCGCTGTCCGCCGCGCTGGAGAGCGTGCGCTCCGCGCGCGCATCCTGGGCACAGGGCCTGCCGGCCGACTGCATCAGCATAGACCTATCCGAGGCCCTGGACGCACTGGGTCAAATCACGGGGGAAACAGCGGACGAGGAACTGCTGGACCGTATCTTCAGCGAGTTCTGTATTGGCAAATAG
- a CDS encoding RluA family pseudouridine synthase encodes MPFEEERVFTVPVEAAGMRLDKFLADHLADVSRSRIQGWIEEGRVTLDGRPTRPSTRLDPGQHIRVLIPPPEEVRILPEPIPLDILYEDDHLLVINKPAGMVVHPAPGHTSGTLVNALLARFPAWAELDWWESEEEDEEEAGVDYPRPGIVHRLDKDTSGLLIVAKSASARGALQAQFQARQVEKVYLALVHGMPSAPAGLIDAPIGRDPRQRKRMAVVAEGRPAVTAYRVLEPLGEYALLEVMPKTGRTHQIRVHLAFIGHPVVGDEVYGRRRSRLACPRQFLHAARLSFRHPVTGRPMEFSAPLPPDLQAVLEEARERIR; translated from the coding sequence ATGCCGTTCGAAGAGGAGCGAGTTTTCACGGTGCCGGTCGAAGCGGCCGGCATGCGCCTGGATAAATTCCTGGCCGACCACCTGGCCGATGTCTCGCGCTCTCGGATCCAGGGGTGGATCGAAGAGGGGCGCGTCACGCTGGACGGCCGGCCGACGCGTCCCAGCACTCGCCTGGATCCCGGTCAGCACATTCGCGTCCTTATCCCGCCGCCGGAGGAGGTCCGCATCCTCCCTGAGCCGATACCCCTTGACATCCTTTACGAGGACGATCATCTGCTGGTCATCAACAAGCCGGCCGGCATGGTGGTGCATCCGGCGCCCGGCCACACCAGCGGCACCTTGGTCAACGCTCTGCTGGCGCGCTTCCCCGCCTGGGCAGAGCTGGACTGGTGGGAGAGCGAAGAGGAGGATGAGGAAGAGGCCGGCGTGGATTACCCCCGCCCGGGCATCGTGCACCGGCTGGATAAGGATACATCTGGCCTGCTGATCGTGGCCAAATCGGCCAGTGCCCGGGGCGCCCTGCAGGCCCAGTTCCAGGCCCGCCAGGTGGAAAAGGTCTATCTGGCGTTGGTGCACGGCATGCCTTCCGCGCCGGCTGGGCTTATCGACGCGCCCATCGGGCGCGACCCGCGTCAGCGCAAGCGCATGGCAGTGGTGGCGGAAGGCCGGCCGGCGGTCACCGCGTACCGCGTCCTGGAGCCGCTCGGCGAGTACGCCCTGCTGGAGGTCATGCCGAAAACCGGCCGCACGCACCAGATCCGCGTGCATCTGGCCTTTATCGGGCATCCGGTGGTGGGGGACGAGGTATACGGCCGGCGGCGAAGCCGGCTTGCCTGCCCGCGCCAGTTCCTCCACGCGGCGCGGCTGTCCTTCCGTCACCCCGTCACGGGCCGGCCGATGGAATTCTCCGCACCGCTCCCCCCAGACCTGCAGGCGGTCCTGGAGGAGGCGCGCGAACGTATCCGGTGA
- the ruvA gene encoding Holliday junction branch migration protein RuvA — translation MIHAIRGRLRGRGRQYVVVDIGPLDLVVHVPASLLEAEWDIGDAIELFTYLHIRENEWTLYGFESLEQRRLFELLLEVNGIGPRLALSILSAFSPEVLVSAIAQGNADVIARAPGVGNKAAQRVVLHLQDKLELVGIAGAELASGETDAELVEALRSLGYNVVEAQRVVQMLPKDVTDLEERLRLALMQLGRA, via the coding sequence TGGACATCGGCCCGCTGGATCTGGTGGTGCATGTGCCGGCGTCCCTGCTGGAAGCGGAATGGGACATCGGCGACGCCATCGAGCTGTTCACCTATCTCCATATCCGGGAGAATGAGTGGACGCTGTACGGCTTTGAGTCCCTGGAACAGCGCCGGCTGTTTGAGCTTCTGTTGGAGGTGAACGGCATCGGCCCTCGCCTGGCCCTTTCCATCCTCTCCGCTTTCTCGCCGGAGGTGTTGGTCAGCGCCATCGCCCAGGGCAACGCGGATGTTATCGCGCGTGCGCCCGGCGTCGGGAATAAGGCGGCCCAGCGGGTGGTCCTGCATCTGCAGGACAAGCTGGAGCTGGTGGGGATCGCTGGCGCGGAGCTGGCCAGCGGCGAAACCGACGCAGAGCTGGTAGAGGCCCTGCGCTCGCTGGGGTACAATGTGGTGGAAGCCCAGCGAGTGGTGCAGATGCTCCCCAAGGATGTCACGGATCTGGAAGAGCGCCTGCGGCTGGCATTGATGCAGTTGGGGCGCGCCTGA